One genomic region from Bradyrhizobium icense encodes:
- a CDS encoding IS1182 family transposase, which translates to MGRFVDGADRSQLTLLPECLEDWVSEDNAVHVIDVFVEALDLHGLGFERVIAKETGRPSYHPAVLLKLYIYGYLNRVQSSRRLEREACRNVEVMWLIGRLAPDHKTIADFRKDNGAAIRKVCAKFVALCRQMGLLQTPSVAIDGSKFKAVNNRDRNFTHAKMARRMAQIEESVGRYLRQLDSADRQEPSEAIIIKTTRIKEKIARLKQEMGRLEVLDAQMRNTPDQQISLTDPDARSMATSGRGSGVVGYNVQVAVDTEHHLIVTHEVINVGNDRGQLARMSKQAKEVLEVDKLEAVADRGYFDGEEILACEEAGVAVTLPKPMTSNAKAEGRFGKQDFAYLPDADVYRCPSGQLLSYHYTNIEHGMTLRRYWSTAACQSCAIKSHCTPSKERRITRWEHEHVVEEVQRRLDSNPDAMRTRRETVEHPFGTIKARMGASHFLMKRLRNVAAEMALHVLAYNLTRVMNIVGKPSLIAAIRAT; encoded by the coding sequence ATGGGACGCTTCGTTGATGGCGCGGACAGATCCCAGCTGACGCTCTTGCCGGAATGCCTGGAGGATTGGGTAAGCGAGGACAACGCGGTCCATGTGATCGATGTGTTCGTCGAGGCGCTCGACCTGCATGGACTGGGGTTTGAGCGTGTGATCGCCAAGGAGACGGGCCGGCCCTCCTATCATCCGGCAGTCCTTCTGAAGCTTTACATCTACGGTTATCTCAATCGGGTGCAATCCAGTCGGCGCCTGGAACGTGAGGCGTGCCGGAATGTCGAGGTGATGTGGCTGATCGGCCGCCTGGCTCCCGATCACAAGACGATCGCCGATTTCCGGAAGGACAATGGCGCGGCGATCCGGAAGGTTTGCGCGAAGTTCGTTGCGCTATGCCGGCAAATGGGCCTGTTGCAGACCCCGAGCGTCGCGATTGACGGCAGCAAGTTCAAGGCGGTGAACAACCGCGATCGCAACTTCACGCATGCCAAGATGGCGAGGCGGATGGCGCAGATCGAGGAAAGCGTCGGTCGATATCTGCGTCAACTCGATAGCGCCGATCGGCAGGAGCCTTCGGAAGCGATCATCATCAAGACAACGAGGATCAAGGAAAAGATCGCTCGGCTGAAGCAGGAGATGGGCCGCCTGGAAGTGCTTGATGCGCAGATGCGTAACACGCCGGATCAACAGATATCGCTCACCGATCCGGATGCCCGTTCGATGGCCACCAGCGGACGCGGATCGGGCGTCGTCGGCTACAATGTCCAGGTCGCTGTGGACACCGAACACCATCTGATTGTTACGCACGAGGTCATAAACGTCGGCAACGACCGTGGGCAGCTTGCTCGGATGTCCAAACAAGCCAAAGAAGTGCTCGAAGTGGACAAACTCGAGGCCGTCGCCGACCGTGGCTACTTCGACGGAGAAGAGATATTGGCCTGCGAAGAGGCTGGCGTTGCAGTCACCTTGCCCAAGCCCATGACGTCGAACGCCAAGGCTGAGGGCCGGTTCGGCAAACAGGACTTCGCCTACCTGCCTGATGCGGACGTCTACCGCTGCCCATCCGGCCAGCTGCTGTCCTATCACTACACCAACATCGAGCATGGAATGACGCTGCGCCGGTACTGGTCGACAGCGGCGTGCCAGAGCTGCGCGATCAAGAGCCATTGTACGCCGTCCAAGGAGCGCCGCATCACGCGCTGGGAGCATGAGCATGTGGTCGAGGAGGTCCAGAGACGGCTCGATTCCAATCCCGACGCCATGCGGACGCGGCGCGAGACGGTCGAGCATCCCTTCGGCACGATCAAAGCCCGTATGGGTGCGAGCCACTTCCTGATGAAGCGCCTACGGAATGTCGCCGCTGAGATGGCGCTGCATGTTCTCGCCTATAACCTCACACGGGTGATGAACATCGTCGGCAAACCGAGCCTGATTGCAGCCATCCGCGCCACCTGA
- a CDS encoding thiamine phosphate synthase gives MANKPVPPRPAPRLYLATPEVDDPSQLASQLPELLAAADVAAVLLRLKQTDQRTMIARVKALAPAIQNAGAALLLDGHVELVARAGADGAHLTGLAALDEAWPSLKPDRIAGVGGLATRHDSMTAGEAGADYLLFGEPDAKGQRPSTEAIAERLQWWDELFEPPCIGFAASLAEASEFSAAGADFVLVGDLIWADPRGAKAALIDAAQAIAQAYEAAFGKAKAGTDKAGHG, from the coding sequence TTGGCCAACAAACCCGTTCCGCCGCGCCCGGCGCCGCGCCTCTATCTCGCGACGCCCGAGGTGGACGATCCGTCGCAGCTCGCCAGCCAGCTTCCAGAGCTGCTGGCCGCGGCCGATGTCGCGGCGGTGCTGCTGCGGCTGAAGCAGACCGATCAGCGCACCATGATCGCGCGCGTGAAAGCGCTGGCACCTGCGATCCAGAATGCGGGCGCGGCGCTCCTGCTTGACGGTCATGTCGAACTGGTGGCGCGCGCAGGCGCCGATGGCGCGCATCTGACCGGTCTCGCCGCGCTGGACGAAGCATGGCCGTCGCTGAAGCCTGACCGCATTGCCGGCGTCGGAGGCCTTGCCACGCGGCACGATTCGATGACCGCGGGCGAAGCCGGTGCCGACTACCTGCTGTTCGGCGAACCCGACGCCAAGGGCCAGCGGCCATCGACCGAGGCGATTGCCGAGCGCCTGCAATGGTGGGATGAACTATTCGAGCCGCCCTGCATCGGCTTTGCCGCCTCGCTCGCCGAGGCTTCCGAATTCTCGGCTGCCGGCGCCGATTTCGTGCTGGTCGGCGATCTCATCTGGGCCGACCCGCGTGGCGCAAAGGCGGCGCTGATCGATGCCGCGCAGGCGATCGCGCAAGCGTACGAAGCAGCGTTCGGCAAAGCCAAAGCTGGCACGGACAAGGCCGGGCACGGATAA
- the gap gene encoding type I glyceraldehyde-3-phosphate dehydrogenase, with protein sequence MAVRVAINGFGRIGRNVLRAIAESGRKDIEVVGINDLGPVETNAHLLRFDSVHGRFPGTVTIDGDSLSLGNGKIKVSAERDPSKLPWKALGVDIALECTGIFTAKDKASAHLTAGAKRVLVSAPADNADATIVYGVNHDTLTKDHLVVSNGSCTTNCLAPVAKVLNDTVGIETGFMTTIHAYTGDQPTLDTLHKDLYRGRAAAMSMIPTSTGAAKAIGLVLPELKGKLDGVAIRVPTPNVSVVDLKIVAKRATDVKEINAAMKRASEQQLKGILGYTSAPNVSIDFNHDPHSSTFHEDQTKVQNGTLVRVMSWYDNEWGFSNRMADTAVAMGKLL encoded by the coding sequence ATGGCAGTCCGCGTCGCGATCAACGGATTTGGCCGCATTGGCCGCAATGTGTTGCGGGCGATTGCGGAATCTGGCCGCAAGGATATCGAGGTGGTCGGCATCAACGATCTCGGCCCGGTCGAGACCAACGCCCACCTGCTGCGTTTCGATTCCGTGCACGGCCGTTTCCCCGGCACCGTGACTATCGACGGCGACTCGCTCAGCCTCGGCAACGGCAAGATCAAGGTTTCCGCCGAGCGCGATCCGTCGAAGCTGCCGTGGAAGGCGCTCGGCGTCGACATTGCGCTGGAATGCACCGGCATCTTCACGGCCAAGGACAAGGCCTCCGCGCATCTAACCGCCGGCGCCAAGCGCGTGCTGGTCTCGGCGCCCGCCGACAACGCCGACGCCACCATCGTCTACGGCGTCAACCACGACACCCTGACCAAGGATCATTTGGTCGTCTCCAATGGCTCCTGCACCACCAACTGTCTGGCGCCCGTCGCCAAGGTCTTGAACGACACGGTAGGCATCGAGACCGGTTTCATGACCACGATCCACGCTTACACCGGCGACCAGCCGACGCTCGATACCCTGCACAAGGATCTCTATCGCGGCCGTGCGGCGGCGATGTCGATGATCCCGACCTCGACCGGTGCGGCGAAGGCGATCGGGCTCGTGCTGCCCGAGCTGAAGGGCAAGCTCGACGGCGTCGCGATCCGCGTGCCGACCCCGAACGTCTCGGTGGTCGACCTCAAGATCGTCGCCAAGCGCGCAACCGATGTTAAGGAAATAAACGCGGCGATGAAGCGTGCCTCCGAGCAGCAGCTCAAGGGCATTCTCGGCTACACGTCAGCGCCGAATGTTTCGATCGACTTCAACCACGATCCGCACTCGTCGACGTTCCACGAGGATCAGACCAAGGTGCAGAACGGCACGCTGGTGCGCGTGATGTCCTGGTACGACAATGAATGGGGTTTCTCCAACCGCATGGCCGATACCGCCGTGGCGATGGGGAAGCTGCTGTAA
- a CDS encoding glycerophosphodiester phosphodiesterase — protein MKLIAHRGWSAGPGENSLAAFARAARDGRVSGVEFDVCLAADSDTLVVSHDPPRHVENALTLDAALSLLSPTDLDLFVEVKETGLVSGVIERLVASNVARRSVVFAFAAVARSFPWEGARPVRLGIIVMYPWNLNRAVRRYAPDVLLLGWDARAWTRVAFRAWWSVFSLEQLARRHHVPVVVGIVQRMDDLHWLSRQRLYGAVADVDRTIGRSARPD, from the coding sequence ATGAAGCTTATTGCGCATCGTGGATGGTCCGCGGGTCCGGGTGAAAACTCGCTCGCCGCGTTCGCACGTGCCGCCCGTGACGGCAGAGTATCTGGTGTCGAATTCGACGTCTGCCTTGCAGCGGATTCCGACACATTGGTGGTGTCACACGACCCGCCGCGTCATGTCGAGAATGCGCTTACCCTCGATGCGGCACTGTCGCTTCTTTCACCAACTGACCTTGACCTGTTTGTGGAGGTGAAGGAGACGGGACTTGTCTCTGGAGTCATCGAGAGGCTGGTTGCCAGCAACGTGGCCCGTCGCTCGGTCGTATTTGCCTTTGCCGCCGTCGCAAGATCCTTTCCATGGGAGGGTGCGCGACCGGTGCGCCTGGGCATCATCGTCATGTACCCGTGGAACCTGAATCGTGCGGTGCGCAGGTATGCGCCGGATGTCCTCCTGCTCGGCTGGGACGCGCGCGCTTGGACGCGAGTCGCTTTTCGCGCCTGGTGGTCCGTTTTCTCCCTTGAGCAGCTTGCGCGACGCCACCACGTGCCGGTTGTGGTAGGAATCGTGCAACGCATGGACGACCTTCATTGGCTCTCGCGGCAGCGCCTCTACGGGGCGGTTGCCGACGTCGACCGCACTATCGGCCGTAGCGCCAGACCTGATTAG
- a CDS encoding inositol monophosphatase family protein, which produces MLYSALINVMVKAARRAGRSLKRDLGEIEHLQVSLKGPANFVTKADKRAEEMLYEDLAKARPGYGFIGEEGGTREGADKTHTWIVDPLDGTTNFLHGIPQFAISIGLAREGTVIAGVIYNPANDELYIAERGKGAFLNDQRLRVAGRRQLNECVIACGLPHIGRGDHQLALKEMAALQNKVAGFRRFGAASLDLAFVAAGRLDGYWERNLSPWDIAAGQIMVREAGGTISDIGGKDDALKTGHVVCGNEYVHGELVRILGPLDK; this is translated from the coding sequence ATGCTCTACTCCGCCCTCATCAATGTCATGGTGAAAGCCGCGCGCCGCGCCGGCCGCAGCCTCAAGCGCGATCTCGGCGAGATCGAGCATCTGCAGGTGTCGCTGAAGGGGCCGGCGAACTTCGTCACCAAGGCCGACAAGCGCGCCGAGGAAATGCTGTACGAGGATCTTGCCAAGGCACGTCCCGGTTACGGCTTCATCGGCGAGGAAGGTGGCACGCGCGAGGGCGCCGACAAGACCCACACCTGGATCGTCGATCCGCTCGACGGCACCACCAACTTCCTGCACGGCATCCCGCAATTTGCGATCTCGATCGGCCTGGCGCGCGAGGGCACCGTCATCGCCGGCGTGATCTACAATCCCGCCAACGACGAGCTGTACATCGCCGAGCGCGGCAAGGGCGCGTTCCTCAACGACCAGCGGCTGCGCGTCGCCGGCCGCCGCCAGCTCAACGAATGCGTGATCGCCTGCGGTCTGCCGCATATCGGGCGCGGCGACCATCAACTGGCGCTGAAGGAAATGGCCGCACTGCAGAACAAGGTCGCCGGCTTCCGCCGCTTCGGCGCCGCCTCGCTCGATCTCGCCTTCGTCGCCGCCGGCCGCCTCGACGGCTACTGGGAACGCAACCTGTCGCCGTGGGATATCGCAGCGGGGCAGATCATGGTGCGGGAAGCAGGCGGCACGATCTCTGACATCGGCGGCAAGGACGATGCGCTGAAGACCGGGCATGTGGTCTGCGGGAATGAGTACGTGCACGGGGAGCTGGTGAGGATATTGGGGCCGCTCGACAAGTAG
- a CDS encoding tetratricopeptide repeat protein: MKLLRLISLLAGFSMTMSAASAQISLTPPAAQPPASPPAAKKEAPKPKAPPAAKQPAATPKPTATPKPAATPTPSPTPAPSPTAAFEDPNVDLVYGAYQRGMYKTTFDLATTRAQYNGDPKAMTMLGELYANGLGIKRDYAKAADWYQRAADAGDREAMFALAMMRLSGRGGPTNREQAVKLLASAAKLGNAKAAYNLALLYLDGNTLPQDVRRAAELLRLAADAGNPEAQYALATFYKEGTGVPKDIDKAVRLLQAASLADNVDAEVEYAIALYNGTGTPRNQAAAVALLRKAARQNSPIAQNRLARVLVTGQGAPMDKIEGFKWHIVAKTAGKGDPELDERFSEISPEDRAKAQEAAKKWIGTASK; encoded by the coding sequence ATGAAACTCCTGCGTCTCATATCGCTGCTTGCGGGCTTCTCGATGACGATGTCCGCCGCCTCCGCGCAGATCTCGTTGACGCCGCCCGCCGCGCAGCCGCCCGCGAGCCCTCCGGCTGCGAAAAAGGAAGCGCCGAAACCGAAGGCTCCCCCGGCAGCGAAGCAGCCCGCCGCGACGCCGAAGCCGACCGCAACGCCTAAACCGGCGGCAACGCCGACGCCCTCGCCCACGCCCGCCCCCTCGCCGACGGCGGCCTTCGAGGATCCGAATGTCGATCTCGTCTACGGCGCCTATCAGCGCGGCATGTACAAGACGACGTTCGATCTCGCGACCACGCGCGCGCAATATAACGGCGACCCCAAGGCGATGACGATGCTGGGCGAGCTCTATGCCAACGGGCTCGGCATCAAGCGCGACTATGCGAAGGCCGCCGATTGGTACCAGCGCGCGGCCGACGCCGGCGACCGCGAGGCCATGTTCGCACTAGCCATGATGCGGCTGTCCGGCCGCGGCGGGCCTACCAATCGGGAACAGGCCGTCAAGCTTCTGGCCTCCGCAGCCAAGCTCGGCAACGCGAAGGCGGCCTACAATCTGGCGCTGCTCTATCTCGACGGCAACACGCTGCCGCAGGATGTCCGGCGCGCCGCCGAACTGCTGCGCCTCGCAGCCGACGCGGGCAATCCGGAAGCTCAATACGCGTTAGCGACCTTCTACAAGGAAGGCACCGGCGTGCCGAAGGACATCGACAAGGCGGTGCGGCTGCTGCAGGCGGCCTCATTGGCCGACAATGTCGACGCCGAGGTCGAGTACGCGATTGCGCTCTATAACGGCACCGGCACGCCGAGGAACCAGGCCGCCGCGGTCGCGCTGTTGCGCAAGGCGGCGCGCCAGAACTCACCGATCGCGCAGAACCGGCTCGCCCGCGTGCTGGTGACCGGACAGGGCGCGCCGATGGACAAGATCGAGGGCTTCAAGTGGCACATTGTCGCCAAAACCGCCGGAAAGGGCGATCCTGAGCTGGACGAAAGGTTCTCCGAGATCAGTCCCGAAGATCGCGCCAAGGCCCAGGAAGCCGCGAAAAAATGGATCGGCACCGCCAGTAAATGA
- a CDS encoding class I fructose-bisphosphate aldolase translates to MNLADLNKVALAMVTPGKGILAADESSGTIKKRFDAIKVESTEENRRDYREMLFRSTEAMSKYVSGVILYDETIWQNAKDGTPLIKLIEQSGAIPGIKVDEGTQALPQCPGELVTVGLDKLAERLKKYYERGARFAKWRAVIDIGSGIPSMTAISVNAHALARYAALCQAAQIVPIVEPEVLMDGDHDIDRCYDVTQRVLNKTFQELRIQRVELEGMVLKPNMAISGKKCGKQASVDEVAEKTVRLLKACVPAAVPGIAFLSGGQSDEEATAHLNAMNRIGGLPSSLPWRLTFSYGRALQAAPQKAWSGKAENIAAGQRAFTHRARMNALASKGEWETGLEKKVA, encoded by the coding sequence ATGAATCTTGCTGACCTCAACAAGGTTGCCCTCGCCATGGTCACCCCAGGCAAGGGCATTCTCGCGGCCGACGAATCCTCGGGCACGATCAAGAAGCGTTTCGACGCCATCAAGGTCGAGTCGACCGAGGAGAACCGCCGCGACTATCGCGAGATGCTGTTCCGCTCCACCGAGGCGATGAGCAAGTACGTCTCGGGGGTCATCCTCTACGACGAGACCATCTGGCAGAACGCCAAGGATGGCACGCCGCTGATCAAGCTGATCGAGCAGTCCGGCGCCATCCCCGGCATCAAGGTCGATGAAGGGACGCAGGCGCTGCCGCAATGTCCGGGCGAACTGGTCACCGTCGGACTCGACAAGCTCGCCGAGCGCCTGAAGAAATACTACGAGCGCGGCGCGCGCTTCGCCAAATGGCGTGCCGTGATCGATATCGGCAGCGGCATCCCCAGCATGACCGCGATCAGCGTCAACGCGCATGCGCTGGCGCGCTACGCCGCGCTGTGCCAGGCGGCGCAGATCGTGCCGATCGTCGAGCCGGAAGTGCTGATGGATGGCGATCACGATATCGACCGCTGCTACGACGTAACCCAGCGCGTGCTGAACAAAACGTTCCAGGAATTGCGCATCCAACGTGTCGAGCTCGAGGGCATGGTGCTGAAGCCCAACATGGCCATTTCAGGCAAGAAGTGCGGAAAGCAGGCTTCCGTCGATGAAGTTGCGGAGAAAACCGTTCGTCTCCTGAAGGCGTGCGTTCCAGCGGCCGTGCCGGGCATCGCCTTCCTCTCCGGCGGACAATCCGATGAGGAAGCAACCGCGCATCTGAACGCCATGAACCGGATCGGCGGCCTGCCTTCTAGTCTGCCTTGGCGGCTGACCTTCTCCTATGGCCGGGCGCTGCAGGCGGCGCCGCAGAAGGCGTGGTCCGGTAAGGCCGAGAACATCGCCGCGGGCCAGCGCGCATTCACGCACCGTGCGCGGATGAACGCGCTGGCTAGCAAGGGCGAGTGGGAAACCGGCCTGGAAAAGAAGGTCGCCTAG
- the fba gene encoding class II fructose-bisphosphate aldolase (catalyzes the reversible aldol condensation of dihydroxyacetonephosphate and glyceraldehyde 3-phosphate in the Calvin cycle, glycolysis, and/or gluconeogenesis) — translation MARITLRQLLDHAAEHDYGVPAFNINNMEQALAIMEAASSLDAPVIIQASRGARSYANDVMLRHMMDAVTEIYPQIPVCVHLDHGNEPATCMTAIQAGFTSVMMDGSLKADGKTPGDWDYNVGVTKTVTDMAHLGGISVEGELGVLGSLETGMGDKEDGHGAEGKLSHDQLLTNPDEAVKFVKETKVDALAIAMGTSHGAYKFTRKPDGDILAMNVIEEIHRKLPNTHLVMHGSSSVPQDLQEIINANGGKMKPTWGVPVSEIQRGIKNGVRKINIDTDNRMAMTGQIRKVLKDNPEEFDPRKYLKPAMEAMAKLCKQRLQEFNTAGQASKIKKVLTTAEMAKRYGKGELDPRVA, via the coding sequence ATGGCTCGCATTACCTTGCGTCAACTGCTCGATCACGCGGCAGAGCACGATTACGGGGTGCCGGCTTTCAACATCAACAACATGGAGCAGGCGCTGGCCATCATGGAGGCCGCCTCCTCGCTGGATGCGCCCGTCATCATTCAGGCTTCGCGCGGCGCGCGCTCCTATGCCAACGACGTGATGCTTAGGCACATGATGGACGCCGTTACCGAAATCTATCCGCAGATTCCGGTCTGCGTGCATCTCGATCACGGCAACGAGCCCGCGACCTGCATGACAGCGATCCAGGCCGGCTTCACCTCCGTCATGATGGACGGCTCGCTCAAGGCCGACGGCAAGACCCCGGGCGACTGGGACTACAATGTCGGCGTGACCAAGACCGTCACCGACATGGCCCATCTCGGCGGCATCTCGGTCGAAGGCGAACTCGGTGTGCTCGGCTCGCTGGAGACCGGCATGGGCGACAAGGAAGATGGTCACGGCGCGGAAGGCAAGCTGTCGCACGACCAGTTGCTGACCAATCCGGACGAAGCCGTGAAGTTCGTCAAGGAGACCAAGGTCGACGCGCTGGCGATCGCGATGGGCACCTCGCACGGCGCCTACAAGTTCACGCGCAAGCCGGACGGCGACATCCTCGCCATGAACGTGATCGAGGAAATCCACCGCAAGCTGCCGAACACGCATCTGGTGATGCACGGCTCCTCCTCGGTACCGCAGGATCTGCAGGAAATCATCAACGCCAACGGCGGCAAGATGAAGCCGACCTGGGGCGTGCCGGTTTCCGAAATTCAGCGCGGCATCAAGAACGGCGTGCGTAAGATCAACATCGACACCGACAACCGGATGGCGATGACCGGGCAGATCCGTAAGGTGCTGAAGGACAATCCGGAAGAGTTCGACCCGCGCAAGTATCTCAAGCCCGCGATGGAGGCGATGGCCAAGCTGTGCAAGCAGCGGCTGCAGGAATTCAATACCGCGGGGCAAGCCAGCAAGATCAAGAAGGTGCTGACGACGGCCGAAATGGCCAAGCGGTACGGCAAGGGTGAGCTGGACCCGCGGGTCGCCTGA
- a CDS encoding phosphoglycerate kinase, translating to MTKTFRTLDDVDVSAKRVLLRVDLNVPMENGRVTDATRLERVAPTIAEIADKGGKVILLAHFGRPKGRDAKDSLKPVAAALGHVIKKPVAFADDCIGETAANAVAAMKDGDILCLENTRFHKEEEKNDPAFVAELAKLGDIWVNDAFSAAHRAHATTEGLGHKLPAYAGRTMQAELDALGKALEAPTKPVIAIVGGAKVSTKIDLLENLVTKVDALVIGGGMANTFLHAQGVGVGKSLAEKDLAATALRILEKATSANCAIILPVDAVVAYHFAANSPSHAYGLDAIPADGMILDVGPQSIARIHSAIDDAATLVWNGPLGAFEMTPFDRGTMVAARHAAERTKAKKLISVAGGGDTVAALNQAGVADDFSYVSTAGGAFLEWMEGKPLPGVEVLKLR from the coding sequence ATGACCAAGACATTCCGCACCCTCGATGACGTCGACGTTAGTGCCAAGCGCGTGCTGCTGCGCGTCGACCTTAACGTGCCCATGGAGAACGGCCGCGTCACCGACGCGACAAGGCTCGAGCGTGTCGCGCCGACCATTGCCGAGATCGCGGACAAGGGCGGCAAGGTCATCCTGCTCGCTCATTTCGGCCGCCCGAAGGGGCGCGATGCCAAGGATTCGCTGAAGCCCGTCGCGGCGGCGCTCGGCCACGTCATCAAGAAGCCGGTTGCGTTTGCCGACGACTGCATCGGCGAGACCGCGGCCAACGCCGTGGCTGCGATGAAGGATGGCGATATCCTCTGCCTGGAAAACACCCGTTTCCATAAAGAGGAAGAGAAAAACGATCCGGCGTTCGTAGCCGAACTGGCAAAGCTCGGCGACATCTGGGTCAACGACGCGTTCTCGGCCGCGCACCGCGCGCACGCTACGACCGAGGGCCTCGGCCACAAGCTGCCCGCCTACGCCGGCCGTACCATGCAGGCCGAGCTCGATGCGCTTGGCAAGGCACTGGAGGCGCCGACCAAGCCTGTCATCGCGATCGTCGGCGGTGCCAAGGTGTCCACCAAGATCGATCTGCTCGAAAATCTCGTAACCAAGGTCGACGCGCTGGTGATCGGCGGCGGCATGGCCAACACCTTCCTGCACGCGCAAGGCGTCGGCGTCGGCAAGTCGCTGGCGGAAAAAGACCTCGCCGCCACCGCGCTGCGTATCCTGGAAAAAGCAACTTCCGCGAACTGCGCCATCATTCTTCCAGTCGATGCCGTGGTCGCCTATCACTTCGCGGCCAACTCGCCCTCGCATGCCTATGGCCTCGACGCGATCCCGGCCGACGGCATGATCCTCGACGTCGGGCCGCAATCGATCGCGCGGATTCATTCCGCGATCGACGACGCCGCGACGCTGGTCTGGAACGGCCCGCTCGGCGCATTCGAGATGACGCCGTTCGACCGCGGCACCATGGTGGCGGCCCGTCACGCGGCTGAGCGCACCAAAGCCAAAAAGCTGATCTCGGTTGCCGGCGGTGGCGACACGGTCGCTGCGCTGAACCAGGCCGGCGTGGCCGACGATTTTTCCTATGTATCGACGGCCGGCGGCGCGTTTCTCGAATGGATGGAAGGCAAACCGTTGCCTGGCGTCGAAGTTCTGAAACTGCGTTAG